The following nucleotide sequence is from Raphanus sativus cultivar WK10039 unplaced genomic scaffold, ASM80110v3 Scaffold2349, whole genome shotgun sequence.
aagaACATTCTTCTTTCTCTAGTAAAAATCCCGTTGTTCATGATCAGTAATCGATCAAATTAGTGTagtatagttttataaaattaacatgGGATATCCCGGATCTATGGAATAATTCAGACTAATCACCGAACGAAGGCGTAAGGGAAGGCGCAGCCTATGGACACTGAGGGACCATACTCTCAGAGCCGGTCCTAGGTTTAAGAAGGTtagaagcaaaaaaaagaatgtggccacttatcaaaacaaaaaagagaagaaaatatgACCTAGCAAAGTTTCGAACCCGAATTGCCCAAATGTAGCTTAATTACTGCATTTTAAACCACTAGGCTAAGGCAGTATTTTGTGAAAAAGTGGCCGGAAATTGTTCTTAAAATTAGCGTCTGGAAGCATGGGCTTCATTGGCTTAGCCCAAGGACTGAATCTACATACTCTTTGGATATTCAAATAGGTCTTAAGCAATAGATCCATATCTGtgtaatttgttaaaaaaaacagtgaAAGAAAGAGATGAGAGAAAAAGTAAACTCTCTCAGGCACTAAACTCGAAACTGGTTATTACCCAATAGTTTCACCACCCACGGTTTACTTTTACCACCCTGTTTTTACCCTTTTTGGCTAAAACCAGTCTGCTCATCCTCTGTGCTGTTTGAATTTATACCCTTCGCGGGTTTATCCTCCGATCCGTTCTCAGTTCTGCGTTTTAACCCGCCGGGTTCTTCCCCCGACCCGGGTCGGAGGGACCGCCGCTGCCGGTTTTCTGCCATCCTTCGCCGTAGAATGGCTTCCTCTGGAGACGTATTCCAACACCTCGACCGGTCTATCTTCAGTTCCGATCTATCTCAACGGATCTAACAAACCTGTACCTACCTCTTCAGTGCCATTACTGCTCCATCTAACTATCAACTACCTCTCTTTGGTCTCCTGCTTAGAATTTATTACAACAGAGTGCGATATAACTCCGTAGTAATAACCTTTGAATTTTGGTTGTTATAACCTATCTCCCGGAAGTTTTTTTCATCCTGCTCATCTCTCTGTCCTCACACTGTTACGATAAGATATGGCTCACCGCTTCTCAAGGTCAGAAAAAGGCAAATGGACCGCAGCTCCGGTGCTGGCGAAGCGTCCTCCCCTCCGCATTCCAGCTAGCAATAATAATGAGCTTATTGCAGCTAATAAGCTGACTCTTATTGGCCGAGTTACAAACCCTATCCTTCAGAGAATTCGTGCTGTAGTTGATTTCTTCCCCCAGATCTGGAACTTAGAGGGTAGAGTGGAAGGAAGAGAACTTGGCCCAGAAAAATTTCAAATGCGCTTCTTATCTGAGGAAGATCTGGAACGAGTTCTTAGTAAAGGTCCCAATCACTACAAAAGATGGATGCTTATCCTCCAGAAATGGGAGCCTATTATCTCAGAAAGCTTCACTTCTAAGATCACCTTTTGGGTAAGAATTCATGACATTCCTCTCCACTTTTGGAATGAGCAGACTATCACTACCATAGGAGAGGATATCGGTCCTATGTCTGGAAAAGTTCTTGAAGAAGCAAAAGTCAGGGTGGAAGTTGATGGTCTCCACCCGCTGATGATGGATATGGAAATTCAGCTACCGTCAGAGGAAATCATTTCTGTGGAGTTTGAATACATCAAAATAGAGAAGCATTGCTTCACATGCTTCTCTCTTCTCCATGAAGAAATTAACTGTCCTATCCGGGATAGAAATGCGCCGCCTCTTAGGATAGGAAGTTGGGTATCACTCAACGGCTGGCTCTCCAACGCATTGAAGCTGATAAAAGAAGACATGATGATCGAAGAGGCTACAAACGCCCAGCCCCTGAAGATAGATTCCACTCTGCTCGCTATGAGGATCAATACTACCGACGTCAATAATCTGATCATAGAGACCTTCCCCTACCTCATAGGGATGCTGCTGCATTGAATCATAGAAGGGATGGAGACAGAGACTCTAATCAACGTCGAACTCTAGAGGCTAAAAACATTCGCTCTTCGGGTGAAACTAACTCCAGAGTGCTATCAAGCGGGGTGGTTATTAGACAGCAGGATATCCAAGTTGATGTCTCTCCCCGTCCCTAGATCATTAGATCGAATGTTATCCGATCCACTGAGTCTCTACTCTCTCACACTCCCTCTCCTCGCAACTTACGTGAAAGACTTCAATACCCAACTGAGAAAGGGTCCTCTGGAAGGTCTTCTGCTGCTAATTCTGCTGAAAGGCGCTCTGCTTTACAACGAGTTGGAGAAATGGACCTGCGCGCTCATATCTCCCCACGGCCTGGATCGAGTTTAAATTCTGATAGGCTCCTGAAGGTGGACATTCAGTATGATGGTGTGGAGAATCAGCAACACTTTAGCCCGGCTTTTAACATAGGCTCCTCGCAGCAGACCCGCATTCCAGCTGTTCTTCGCTTGAGCGATGCAAATGAAGCTGGACCAAGTAATGTTCTGGTCAACACTGCTAAACCTCCTACCTCAAAAGCAGCAGGCAAAAGGAAAGTTACCAAGACTACGCCCAAAACCCCTGCCAGGAGGAACAACAAGGCCGTTTTGCCAGGCATTAAACTCAAGACAACCATGGTCACAAGGGCAATGaacccccccccctcccccccgCGCAAAAAGCAGTGTGTTGATAATAACTCTTTACTTTGTAATAAGGCAGGTAGTAGCGATTCTTCTCGTAACTCCTCTAAGAGAGGTGGCTCGGATTTTCGGCCCCCTCCACCTGCTCTTCCTTAGTGATTATGAGTTGGAATTGTCAAGGGCTGGGAAACCCCTTTACAATTCGTCGTCTACGGGAACTGTATCGTACAAAATCCCCGGACATAATGTTTCTCATGGAAACCAAGAATGATGATGACTTTATCAAAGAGAAGACAAAGGATTTCCATTACTCTCACTACTTCTCCATCCCACCCACTGGTCTTAGTGGTGGTTTGGCTCTTTTATGAAAGGATTCAGTTGATCTGAAAGTACTGGAATCTGTAACCAATCTGATCGATACTGAGGTTACGTTCAAGGGAGCCTCCTCGTTCGTTTCCTTTATTTACAGAGCTCCGGCGGTGGAGAATCGCTCTGCTTTCTGGACAAAGCTCTCACAAGTTGGATTGGGTAGGGATTCCCCGTGGCTTTTATCTGGTGATTTCAATGAGATTCTTGACAATTCCGAAAAGGTTGGAGGCCCCTTACGTTGGGAAGGTTCTTTTACAGCATTCAGGTCTTTTGTCTCCCAAAACGGACTGTGGGATTTAAAACACTCGGGTAATAAGTTGTCATGGAGAGGCAACAGATATTCTCACTTCATCCGCTCTCGACTTGATCGCTCACTCGTCAACTGCTCTTGGAGTGAACTCTTCCCTATAGGGCGCAGTAGTTACTTGAGGTTTGAGGGGTTTGACCATCGGCATCTTATCACCTACTTTGGTAAGAGATTGCCGAAGAGACGCGGGGTGTTCAGAGATCGAAGGAGTTGTAGAAGAAGCATTGAACCATCTCCCCTCACTTCTGTTATCGATAAGCTGAACTCCTGCAGGAGGAGTATCATCAAATGGGCTAAAGAACAGAATGAGAAGAGTAATGTCATTATAGCAAAGGCGCAAAAGGAACTCGAAACTGCTCTGTCCTCTGCTGTCCCCGATCCCCATCTTATTGATACACTGACTACTACCCTAAGTTCAGCCTACAAAGAAGAGGAACAATTCTGGTTGCAACGTAGCAGAATTCAGTGGCTCAAAGAGGGTGATCGAAATACTGGGTTTTTCCACGCTATAACTAGACAGCGAAGACTGATCAACTCTTTCTCTGTTATAGAGAATAAACATGGTAATGAAGTTCATGATGAGGCACAGATTGCGACTGTGTCATTGCTGAGTACTTTCAGGAGATCTTCACCACCACACGCGAGAATGACTTCTCTGCATTGTCTGCTATTCTATCCCGGAAAGTCACTGATGAGATGAACGAGTTCTTAACCACCATTCCAAGCGATTTGGAGATACATCAAGCAGTACTGTAGATCAATGGAGGAAAAGCCCCCGGACCCGACGGGTTCTCGGCTAAGTTTTATCAGGCATATTGGCACATAGTTTCGGAGGATGTGTGCCGGGATATTAAGCAGTTCTTCATCTCTGATACGCTTCACCCGCAGCAAAACGAGACGCATATCCGCCTTATTCCTAAGATCACCGGACCACGCTCTGTCTCTGACTATAGGCCCATTGCTCTGTGCTCCACTCATTATAAGATTATTGCAAAAATCTTATCTAAGAGGCTCAAACCACTGCTGCCAAACCTCATCTCCACCTCACAGTCAGCGTTCGTTGCAGGAAGGGCGATAGGCGATAACGTGTTGATCACTCATGAGACATTGCACTTCCTACGAACCTCGGAGGCAAAGAAACGATGTGCCATGGCGGTAAAGACGGATATGAGCAAGGCCTAAGATCGTCTCGAGTGGGGATTCATCGAGGCGGTTCTTTCTCACATGGGGTTCGCGGAGCGATGGATTAATTGGGTAATGAGTTGCATTAAGACGGTCTCGTACTCTTTCTTGATTAATGGATCCCCACAAGGCATTGTTATACCATCCCGTGGAATACGGCAAGGCGATCCTTTATCACCTTATATCTTCATCCTTTGTACGCAAGTTCTCTCCTCTCTTTGTGATCACGCTATGGAGGATGGATCTTTGTCTGGAGTTAGAGTTTCGAGACACAGTCCGGCTGTGAAtcacctttttttttgctgacGATACAATGTTTTTCTGCAAGTCAAACCCGGCTACCGTCTCCACACTTGCAGCGATCCTGACCCAATATGAGACCTTGTCGGGACAGAAGATAAACTTTGCCAAATCCACTATCACCTTCTCAGCCAGAACTCCTCCGGAAGTGAAAATAGAGTAAAACAGGCGCTATCAATTGAAGCGGAAGGTGGTATTGGAAAGTACTTGGGCATACCCGAACTTTTTGGGCGTAGGAAGAGAGATATTTTTGCCTCCATTGTGGACAGAGTCCGGCAGAAAGCATTCAGTTGGACATCGCGGTTCTTATCCGGTGCTGGCAAGCAGGTTCTCCTCAAGGCTGTTCTTGCCGCAATGCCGTGCTATGCTATGTCGTGCTTTAAGATCCCACTATCATTGTGTAAACAGATCCAATCGGTTCTTACACGTTTCTGGTGGGATGCGAACCCGGAGAAGAGGAAAATGTGTTGGGTTGCTTGGGATACTCTAATCCTTCCGAAACATGCTGGCGGTCTAGGCTTTCGCGATATTGAGACATTCAATGATGCATTACTAGAAAAGATAGGATGGAGGTTACTCAAAGACCCGACATCTCTTGTGGCTCGGGTTTTACTTGGTAAGTATGCTTGGAATTCATCGTTTATGGACTGCAAGTCTCCGGCAGTGGCGTCCCATGGGTGGAGGAGTATTTTGGTAGGAAGAGAGCTTCTGCGGAAAGGACTCGGATGGATAGTTGGGAATTGAGAGAACGCCCGTGGTTGAGCTGCGAAAAACCCCTTGTACCTATTGGCCCACCGTCTGTCTGCTCTATGGATCTTAGGGTCAGTGACCTGCTCTGTCCCCTCACTAATCAATGGGAATTGGATAAGATAAGAGAGTATCTCCTGCAGTATGAGAGTCAGATTTTGAGGATCTTCACCAGTTCTGCTCCTTCTTCTGATCATTTGGCGTGGTTGTGTGATAAGTCTGGCCGCTATAATACTCGATCAGGATATAGCGTGGGAATGATGAATGCTGTAAACTCCCCTATCACGCAACCTCTAGACTGGATGAAGACTGTGTGGAATGTTAAAACGGCTCCTAAAATCAAGGACTTCCTGTGGAGATTGGCGAGGAAGGCTATCCCTGTTAGTGAGAACTTGGCTACGAGAGGCGTTGCATCTTTCCCGTGTAAACTTGTAATGGGTTGGAGGACGATCTCCATGTCTTTCTACATTGTCCAATGGCGCTACAAGTGTGGGAACTCCTATCTATGGAGAGCGGAGTACTCATTGCTTCCACCTCCATTTACGAGCTCATGTCCTCCCTGCTAACAATCCAAAACCTTCCTCCTTATGGTGTGATAATACCATTGTGGCCTTGGGTGTTGTGGAACTTATGGAAGGCCAGAAATCATCTCTGTTTTGAGAACAGGAAATTCTCTGCCATAGAGATTGTTACCAAAGCAATTCGAGACGCTATGGAATGGCAAAAGACGCAGGTGGTAGACAATCCTCAGAGTGCTGATAATGTTCACCGACGCCAACTACTGCCGGCGCTCCCGAGTTCTGCTACTCCCAAGTGTTATGTTGATGCGGCGTGGGATGCCAGAACCGAAGCATGCGGGCTGGGGGGAGTCTTCAGTGGACCTCCATCCTTTGATCGTCTCCCTCATTTGTCCGAATCCCGGACCCTAGTTTCTTCTGCATTGATGGCTGAGGCCCTCGCAGTTCGTTTGGCGGTCATGAAGACTGCGTTTTCAAACATGAAATCCTTGGTGATTCTCtctgactctctctctctcatcactCTGCTGAAAGGGAAGGACTCAAGACCAGAATTGTTTGGAATTCTGTTTGATATTTATCACTTCATTCCCTACTTTGATGCTATTTCCTTTTGTTATATCCCTCGCTTTCAAAACACTGAGGCCGATGGTGTTGCTAAATCTGCTCTAGTTTCTGTTATTGCTTCATTCTCCATTTCAGGAGTGTAAAACATTTTAGTTTGAATGAAAGTTcttgttgctaaaaaaaaagatccataTTTGTGTGACCACAATGATAAAGTATAGTGGGGTAATTTCGAACATGAATTACTTATCAGTTCAAAGCATTCCTACCATCAGAGCACCATCGGTTAGTATAGTATAGTTGATAATGATACATAggtatttattactttttagaGTAGCTAGTTACAGTCAGGAGTGTTAGTTTTTCTCTCTGGTTCAATAATCGAGACAACGTCGCCGCTGCTGCTTCTTGACGCCGGCAAGGCCTCTGGTCGCCGGCGTCGGGAGACTTGCTACATCTTTCTCATGGGTTTTCTCGCTCCAAGTCAAAGCTCTCGTCTTGTTTCTTGCTTCGCACTTACTCAATCAGTTTCTCTGGATCTGGTGTCGTCGATATTGGAGAAGATCTTCGTGGTCTCTGCTCCGGTTTTCAAGACCACTGGAACTGCATCGTTAATCGGGGTCTCTCGGAAAAGCTGTACACGGTTCACCTTTCACCTCCTTCCTTACTCTGAGCCCGGACTTCACATGCGCTGCAGATCTGAGAGGTCCTCCGTGGGATGTTCCGGATCTGAGCAGGATAAAGCTCAAAACTCAGCCATAAAGAGCATCTCAGGCCACCGCGGTGCATCATCTTCGAGTTATAAACGGGGTTCCGTTTCTCTTCTCGGTGGTTGCTCAACCCCCAACAGTCCAATCATCACAGCCTTCTCTCCTCCATCTTGCGCCACCAACGAAGTGTACCTTCACGTTGCCGCACGCACTCTCCGTTCCAGCTCCGCCTCCCATCCCGGATCTAGGGTTTCTCCAGCCAGGCTGGTTGTTAATGGgccaaatttcaattgtttgtGGGCATGGCCCAGTACCACTAAGGAAGAAAGCGGTCATTTGCTTAGTCAATCAATACCCACTGGTTTGATTAGTTTGGCTAGTTTAAAGATTTCTAAGGGTTTCCTTGGGATCTATGTTATGCGCGTATTGCTATATCAATCTTATAGGATGAATTGTTCGGTGGTTTTACCGACTTTGCTACCGGTACTATCATCCTCTTCTACAAAGGAGAGAATCTTATTACCATGCTTCTTTTCTGTGAAAGGAGATGATTCCTCGGTTATTTTACCGAGAGTTTGCTTCAACTTACTCACCGGTTTGTCACTTTGCGTAGCGGTCTGTACGGGATCTGAAGGTGCAAACGAGAAGACTACTTCGGTTCTTCTCGTTGGTGAGAGTTGGCTTTCAACATCACAATATAAGGTGACTAAATCCCAGCTGTATGACTTTGTCGTACATGCTTCCTCGACGCATCCAAGCTTTGGCTTGAATTCGCTGTCATCTTCTGATGAAGACTTATCATGTTTAATCTTAATTGCTGTTGTGGCTTATGTTTATTTTCCAAGAGGATGTCTAATTCCCTCTGGTTATTGTAGTTTTTCAAGTTGATTTAATGAAAGAAagtttgtgttcaaaaaaaaaaaagatacataggtatttatttttaaaaattttgtttgaaaattatcTAAGAAATTAATTCATAACGATGCTTACCCATTTATTTGCGACGATCATTTTTGCTTTTCGAATCCCTATCATTTATGTCggaaattaatatatttttatttatattaattgtttAACTAGATAATAAACTCATAAAATAAACGAAATATAAAATCCTATCTTAGATTGTTATGAAGTTATATAAGGAGATCAATCACAACTAATGGAAGATGTTCTTCATTAGTAAATAAGTAATGAATATTCATATAAATGTATGGAATAAACAAACTAATTTGGATGTTTCTTGTAAAAACAATGCCAACAATTTGTAAGATGATAGGAATGTAGTGGCAATTTTCTAAGACAAAATTTAACCATTAGTATAGATTATAATTTCTTAGATTCCTCTCTTGCAGTCAACTTCGGACCTCGTTTACTACACCTTTggggaaacaaaaaaaaattaatagaaaaattacctaggataattttaaaattttaagagttGTTATGATAACTCTTTAACTTTTACTACCCAAGTAATcgttttcatgttttaaattattaaaaaaaattggacttGGAAAAGTTCCAAATCTTCTAGATTTGAAACTTACTACTTAGATTTATCCATCTGCGTGGTTAGATAGCCTGGGTATCTAATTTCCAAATAGAACAACCAACTCCTTGAAAATTAGTTTGGATTTCGACCTGAAACACCTTGAATTTGTCAAAaaagatataacaaattttGTGTCGGTTTAAGTATTATTTTAGTTCGGTTAGCATTCAGTTCTTTTCCATTTGGTTTATATTTCCCACTTCCAGAGTTCTAGCCTTCATATGCATTGTCTCAATCACCTGAACTAATGGTCGATAAGACATTACAGCTGCAGCATTCATCTTCTTACCGATCCCAGCTCTCTTCGAACAGACATGTCCCAATGACCATCAACGTCATCTGCATGTTCACATCTGAAATCTTCGTCAATGTACATGTTACCCTTTCGATACGGGCCATACAGCTGTGCTAATTATCTCCCTTTGAATACAGTTTTGTCAGTTTTCTTCTGGAAATTAACGTAATATAAAAGTTGGACCAACTAGGTTGGGGTAGCATGTGGAATAACTCGTGGGTGAGTCTTGCTTATCTAATGTGAGATTCAATGCCACTAAGCTGCATGCTAAACACTATATTTATGTGGCGAGGCAATTTCCCCGCACCGTGATATGTTCATATCAAATATAACGgaaaatgtaatattatattaaaaacaagcACAAGAAACAAACTTCGACCCTGCGTTAACGTTTAATCTTTCAACCGCTAGACCATCATAAATTGGTTTGAACATTCAGTTTTTTATGTACATTCAGTTGTCTATgtacaaatttaatttatttttgtactgTCATATATGTACTTAAAATAATGTCATATTTATCTTATgcattaatattaaatttgtacCATTTTCATATTGGGATTGACTTCCAAGTGAAAGCAGGCGTTTTACTGTTTTAGTTTAGGTAAAAGAATGATGCTGTCGTTTCTCTCAAACCCACCTTCCACGTGGTAAGAAACCAATTGTCTAAAAATAGTCTGAAAGCAACTTcaagaaaactgaaaaaaaaatcaatgtagATTGCTTGGTTTTATTATCCTCACATACAATGACTACTGAAGACTTTCGACACTGGAAACAATATTTTCCCGATATTTATGATGtaacttttctaaaaaagtctttcatatatttattatgtaacgTGTTTGATCAGGTAAAATAAAGAATGCATGTACTCCTCTGAATCTAAAATAAAGAATGCATGTACTCCTCAGAGGAGGATGATTGCTTCTTGTGGAAAATTGGTAATGACCCCCCCAAAACCACCTTTTCTAACTCTCTTATGTGGGCTCACTTGTTTGATAACCTCCCGGAGGTACCATGGCATAAGTCTGTGTGGTTCAAGGGGAGAATCCCAAAACACGCCTTCCTTACTTGGTTGGTGACTCTGGATCGATTGTCTACACGGGACAGAATGAGACGTTGGGGGGTTTCCATTTCTCCGTTATGTCCTCTGTGTAACTCTGAGAATGAGATCCGTCAACATTTGTTTTTTGAGTGCGGTTTCAGTAAGGAAGTGTGGGAAGCCTTCTGCTCGGCCTTCCACCTTTCTCCTCCACCTCTATTCATGGACGTATTAGATTGGATCAAGGCTCCTTCTCATGACAACAATGTCAATGTGATGTTCAAGCTCGTCTTCCAGGCGGTAATATACCTGCTTTGGAAGGAACGTAACTCGAGAGTTCACAACCTGTCTTCTCGTCCAGCCGCATCTATCATCTTGGAGATCAAGAGGATTCTTAGTGCTAAGATGGATATCTTATCTAGAGCTCAGAGAAACGTAGCCTCTTCCATTACCTATTTATCTACTTGGCGAGTTGTATTTCCTAGCCGGTAgaagtttcttttttctttgcagTTGTATTTTGTTGCTTCTATGAATAAAGGAAatttagagttaaaaaaaaaaaaaagaatgcatGTACTCTTTAAGGACCACACGGTCATATGAAACCCACATGGAAGAAAAACAGTTGTGACATCAAATTGATGGTTGTAAGAGTTTCTTATTCTATTCGTTTCCAAGCCGAACGACTAAAGTACCGATTGTTTTTACTTCTATGTTTTTCAACTTTTTTGTTGCCATGGACTCAAACCTATAAAGTTTTACATTTTGTTTATAACATTTTGTAAACTTCAACTTTCATTTAGTGAAATGATATTTACATTtgtagcaaaagaaaaaaagttgtaaGAGTCGGTATTCAAGATTACTGAAGAGTTTTGTATAGTTAACGGTCAATTCATTAAGATAGATTATAGACCAAAACTCCAAAATTTATACGGTTCATATAAGTAAATCTCTTATAATAGAATATAGATTTATTTTCAGCTAGTAAAAAACATAAAACGAGTAGGCAAGTCAAAGTCTTATCTTCTAGGTCAACTGGTACCCATTTCTCACGTCACATATTTTGTCATgtctaaccaaaaaaatatatattagtgttatatattagCCATGTCTCCTATAATGAAAATACAGATTCATTTTTTCAGTCCTATTGATTTGATAATTTGAGTAAATGGGAAAGAGTTGGGTTATGAATACTTCCCTCTTGTTTTTTATTCTCTTCcttcaaaccctaaaacatgTTCACGCCAGTTACAAATGCTACGGCGACTTTTTCACCGGTAACTATGGCATCAACCGAGACAACCTCTTATCTACTCTTCCTTCCAACGTCGTCAATAACGGCGGCTTCTACAACGCATCACTTGGCAGAAACAACAGAATCCATGTTGTCGCCTTATGTATAAGAGGCTACGAGGCCCAAGCTTGTAAGACATGCCTCGAGCATGTCATTGACGATACAAAATCCAACTGTCCTCACCAAAAGGAAACTTTCTCATGGGTCACTGAAGAGGCCAATGACGTTTTATGCAATCTCCATTACACCAATCACTCAACTTTCGGCAAGCTAGAGCTTTTGCCATTTACTATCAACCCTAATTCGAAAGTTCTAGAATCATACAAGAATATGACTCTTTTCAGCCAAGAATGGACTGCTATGGTTAATCGGACGCTCGAGGCTGCTTCTACCGCTGACACTTCCTCAGTACTCAAGTACTATAGCGCCACAAGAACAGAGTTCACAGAGATTCCAGATGTTTACGCGATGATGCAATGCACGCCTGATCTATCGCCAAGTGACTGTAACAGATGTCTTAGAGAGTGTGTGAATGAGTTTCAGAGGCAGTGTTGGGGAAGACTAGGAGGTGGAGTTGGTCGGCCTAGCTGTTATTTCCGGTGGGATCTTTTCGAATTTTATAAAGCTTTTGATAATGTTACAAAGGTTCTTGCTCCTCCTAGGCAATGTTCTCCGCCTGCTCTGGATTGTGGGAGAGACGAGAAACATTTTGAAGGAAGACATATTGCAATCATTGTGGTCCCTGCAATCATTAATCTCATTATCTTTGTTGGTTTAATCTGTTCTTGGAAGAGAAAAACGTCAGACACCGGAATCAAAGGTAAAGTTATTTAAACAACACCATATAT
It contains:
- the LOC130505526 gene encoding uncharacterized mitochondrial protein AtMg00310-like produces the protein MPCYAMSCFKIPLSLCKQIQSVLTRFWWDANPEKRKMCWVAWDTLILPKHAGGLGFRDIETFNDALLEKIGWRLLKDPTSLVARVLLGKYAWNSSFMDCKSPAVASHGWRSILVGRELLRKGLGWIVGN
- the LOC108844868 gene encoding uncharacterized protein LOC108844868, translating into MALQVWELLSMESGVLIASTSIYELMSSLLTIQNLPPYGVIIPLWPWVLWNLWKARNHLCFENRKFSAIEIVTKAIRDAMEWQKTQVVDNPQSADNVHRRQLLPALPSSATPKCYVDAAWDARTEACGLGGVFSGPPSFDRLPHLSESRTLVSSALMAEALAVRLAVMKTAFSNMKSLVILSDSLSLITLLKGKDSRPELFGILFDIYHFIPYFDAISFCYIPRFQNTEADGVAKSALVSVIASFSISGV
- the LOC130505527 gene encoding uncharacterized protein LOC130505527, translating into MRRWGVSISPLCPLCNSENEIRQHLFFECGFSKEVWEAFCSAFHLSPPPLFMDVLDWIKAPSHDNNVNVMFKLVFQAVIYLLWKERNSRVHNLSSRPAASIILEIKRILSAKMDILSRAQRNVASSITYLSTWRVVFPSR